The Microbulbifer pacificus DNA window TATTATCACCGGAAAACCCTTGTGCAGCATTGAGGCGATTAATCATTATAAGTAAAACAATCGAAACAACGAGTATTGCAATAAATGATCGCATGATAGATTTCATCGTCTCAAGCCAACTCCTTTTGTTCCACTACGTTGTGTAAGATAGTAATAAACAATTACGAGAAGTATTGTTACGAAAAACATAATGGTAGATAAAGCGTTAATATTAAGCGATATTCCTCGTCTAGCTAATGAATATATTTCAACAGACAGAGTGGTAAATCCATTACCAGTTACAAAGAAAGTTACTGCAAAATCATCAAGTGAATAAGTTAACGCCATGAAAAATCCAGCAAAAATACCTGGCGAAATATAAGGTAGCGTAACTTTTGTCAGGACGTTCCAATTACTTGCTCCTAAATCACGAGCAGCATCTTCTAATGAAGAACTCATCTCAAGAAGTTTAGGAAGTACCATTAACACAACAATAGGTATACTAAAAGCGATATGAGATAGGAGGACGGAATAAAATCCTAACTGAATTCCAGCCAATGTAAATAAAATTAAAAAGCTAGCACCAATAATTACATCAGGACTTACAATAAGCACATTATTTAATGATAAAAGAGAATTCCGAGTTCGTCTTTTTTTATAAGATCGAATGCTGATTGCGCCCAAAACACCAATTATTGTTGCA harbors:
- a CDS encoding ABC transporter permease, translating into ATIIGVLGAISIRSYKKRRTRNSLLSLNNVLIVSPDVIIGASFLILFTLAGIQLGFYSVLLSHIAFSIPIVVLMVLPKLLEMSSSLEDAARDLGASNWNVLTKVTLPYISPGIFAGFFMALTYSLDDFAVTFFVTGNGFTTLSVEIYSLARRGISLNINALSTIMFFVTILLVIVYYYLTQRSGTKGVGLRR